The Microplitis demolitor isolate Queensland-Clemson2020A chromosome 8, iyMicDemo2.1a, whole genome shotgun sequence genome has a segment encoding these proteins:
- the LOC103573254 gene encoding ATP-binding cassette sub-family C member 5 isoform X2 translates to MIIDEIGVKDESFTPSKRSTVDIESFGYERGTEMFRNEYRKSRKLSRYNSALKNLIPIRLGKTSDGEMPIDKAGFFSTISFSWITKYLLISNQKGITLDDLPKPSPHDTADLNAKRLEALWNDEVMRNSLTGASFSRAAWKFIRTRIFMASLMFGSSAILGFLGPAIVMRKLLEHIESPEGSVYSGIMWIFLLMISDLLRVTFFSWGWSACYRTGLRMKSAFISVMYRKLIKTSNLSNQNSGKLINMMSNDSQAVYDLCIYTPMIIAGPIITILIIIYILFVLSPLALSGFLFFFCFYPLQYLISCLNGYFRKRSIIMSDQRVSAVNEIFNCIKLIKMYAWEDPFSLNLLELRNKEKSWLEKMCITRSYGSSLTVTIPIIAAIISFLVHVAGGYSLTAAQVFPILSIYINQMKICLSVLRDGPKQIIESKISFERIKSVMSMEENNNFIQKPIVKSQALSIMNGTFVCDVDSCNLKSAEKKKKRKLNKDDLEKNELEFLMPKRIEILSDINFEAAKSKLIGICGHVGSGKSSLLRAALGQIRITNGKISRDGSCAYVSQQAWIQNATFRDNILFGHKFDSHRYYTAIDVCCLQEDIDSLPAADETEIGERGVNLSGGQKQRVALARAYYANQDIYFLDDPLSAVDINVGWYIFENLIQRALKDKCVILVTHQIPYLSRCDQIYMMSNGRIVEQGDHVSLMQAGKEYASMVKSDKSMMTNSISNNNKEIYDKLSKMYDNSNTLTLKQDSQNEGRDQQKEEDEETIDGTLIEPEYMETGSIKRHTYLLYIGAMGGFLIAIIVLINVFLNTSCILFSSWWLATWIKAGSGGQTITVGNETVVSNNIIDNPDIGYYQAVYAACILAILGSSLLRGFVLTRVALIASTTLHNRLFKKIMSTTMQFFETTPKGRLQNIFSRDIGELDGQLPINIENSLNSIFHGVLNVLMVCVILPYLTIPFILLSVLFYFVSKLFRKTLRDLQRHENTSKSPIFSFATATLQGLDTIHAFKKETQFIEKFYEYIDLNGTCEFLSSVLLRWAAIRFDILTIIAYVCTGFTVVLLKGNISPAMAGLALSFCGQMTGFLQYTIRLLSITELKFISVERMSFYLRTLKSEDEYTKISTSLKPYDWPQNGAIEFRNVVLRYRKNTPIILHNISFNAVAGEKLGIVGRTGSGKSSLITALFRLVEISDGYIKIDGSDVTTISLSKLRSKLSIIPQDPIIFNGSIRYNLDPWNVKTDEELWSALEKTKLKNKVITMPGQLNAFVDSGGSNMSMGERQLLCLARVLLRKNKIIILDEATASVDPITESIVQTTIQEEFSDCTIMIIAHRLQNVLSCDRILVMENGKILEFDTPSKLLDNPDSEFSKMIAAADKKNSNY, encoded by the exons GTCTACAGTTGATATCGAGTCTTTTGGATACGAGAGAGGAACTGAAATGTTTAGAAATGAGTACAGGAAAAGCCGAAAATTATCTCGGTACAACTCGGCTCTTAAAAATCTTATTCCAATTCGTTTGGGTAAAAC TTCTGATGGCGAAATGCCAATTGACAAGGCCggatttttttcaaccatATCCTTTTCATGGATAACTAAATACTTATTGATATCAAATCAGAAAGGGATTACCCTAGATGATTTGCCAAAGCCTTCGCCACATGATACAGCTGATCTCAACGCAAAGAG actagAAGCTTTGTGGAATGATGAAGTTATGAGAAATAGTTTAACAGGAGCTTCATTTTCTCGAGCAGCTTGGAAATTTATTCGTACTAGAATATTTATGGCTTCACTTATGTTTGGTTCTTCTGCTATTCTGGGTTTTCTTGGGcct gCAATAGTAATGAGAAAGTTATTAGAACACATAGAGTCTCCAGAGGGATCAGTATACTCTGGAATAATGTGGATATTTTTACTGATGATCTCAGATTTATTGAGAGTAACATTTTTTAGCTGGGGCTGGAGCGCGTGTTACAGAACTGGTTTAAGAATGAAATCAGCATTTATAAGTGTAATGTacagaaaacttataaaaacaAGTAATTTAAGTAATCAAAATTCTGGCAAA TTAATCAATATGATGTCTAATGATAGTCAAGCTGTATACGATCTCTGTATCTATACTCCAATGATAATTGCTGGTCCtattataacaattttaataattatatatattctatttgTTTTGAGTCCTCTTGCTCTTtcaggatttttatttttcttttgtttctaTCCGTTACag TATTTAATTTCTTGTCTCAATGGCTACTTTAGAAAACGAAGTATTATCATGTCTGATCAGAGAGTCTCTgcagttaatgaaattttcaattgtattaaattaattaaaatgtatgcATGGGAGGATCCTTTTAGTTTGAATCTCCTag AACTtcgaaataaagaaaaatcctGGCTTGAAAAAATGTGTATAACTCGAAGCTATGGTTCATCTTTGACTGTTACGATTCCAATTATTGCAGCAATAATTAGTTTCTTAGTTCATGTTGCTGGGGGATATAGTTTAACTGCTGCGCAG GTATTTccaattttatcaatttatataaatcaaatGAAGATTTGTCTTTCAGTACTACGAGATGGTCCAAAACAAATCATCGAGAGTAAAATTTCTTTCGAACGAATTAAg agtGTAATGAGTATGgaagaaaacaataacttcatTCAAAAACCCATTGTCAAAAGTCAAGCGTTATCTATTATGAATGGAACGTTTGTGTGTGACGTTGATTCTTGCAATCTAAAGTCtgcagagaaaaaaaa AAAGCGAAAACTAAACAAAGATGACTTGGAGAAAAATGAACTGGAGTTCTTGATGCCAAAacgtattgaaattttaagtgacattaattttgaagctgctaaatcaaaattaattggtATTTGTGGTCACGTCGGAAGTGGTAAAAGTAGTCTTCTAAGAGCTGCTCTAGGTCAAATACGTATAACTAATGGAAAAATATCAAGGGATGGCAGTTGCGCTTACGTTAGCCAGCAAGCCTGGATTCAAAATGCAACTTTTagagataatattttatttggcCATAAATTTGATTCACATCGTTATTACACAGCAATAGATGTGTGCTGTTTGCAAGAAGACATTGACTCTCTTCCTGCTGCCGATGAAACGGAAATTGGTGAGAGAGGTGTTAATTTGTCAGGTGGACAAAAACAAAGAGTAGCACTCGCCCGTGCTTATTATGCTAATCA agACATTTACTTCCTGGATGATCCACTGAGTGCAGTAGACATTAATGTTGGATggtatatatttgaaaatttaattcaaagagCTTTAAAAGATAAATGTGTTATTCTTGTTACTCATCAAATTCCA TATCTTAGTCGTTGTgatcaaatatatatgatgagTAATGGACGAATTGTTGAACAAGGTGACCATGTATCACTGATGCAAGCTGGTAAAGAGTATGCTTCTATGGTTAAAAGTGATAAATCAATGATGACAAACTCTATTTCGAATAATAA caaagaaatttatgataaattgtCAAAAATGTATGATAATTCCAACACCTTAACTCTCAAACAAGACAGTCAAAATGAGGGGAGAGATCAGCAGAAAGAGGAAGATGAAGAAACAattg atgGTACTCTTATTGAGCCAGAGTACATGGAAACAGGATCAATAAAAAGGCATACGTATCTTCTTTATATCGGAGCGATGGGAGGTTTTCTTATAGCTATTATTGTGCTAATTAACGTTTTCTTAAATACGAGTTGTATATTATTCAGCAGTTGGTGGTTAGCTACTTGGATCAAAGCTGGTAGTGGA gGACAGACAATTACTGTTGGCAATGAAACGGTtgtatcaaataatattattgataatccTGATATAGGATATTATCAAGCTGTTTATGCAGCATGTATTTTAGCTATTTTAGGGTCCAGTCTTCTTCGCGGATTTGTATTAACTCGCGTTGCGTTAATAGCATCTACAACATTGCACAATagattatttaagaaaataatgagTACGAcgatgcaattttttgaaacaacaCCAAAAGGGCGAttgcaaaatatatttagtcgTGATATCGGTGAAT tggatGGTCAGTTACcgataaatattgaaaattcttTGAATAGTATTTTTCATGGTGTATTAAATGTATTGATGGTTTGTGTAATACTTCCGTATTTGACTATACCGTTTATACTTTTgagtgttttattttatttcgtttctAAACTATTTag aaaaacttTAAGAGATTTACAACGTCATGAAAATACATCCAAGTCGCCGATTTTTAGTTTTGCAACAGCTACTCTTCAAGGACTTGATACTATTCATGCTTTTAAAAAGGAAACACAATTTATAGAAAA atTTTATGAGTATATTGATCTTAATGGTACGTGTGAATTCTTGTCATCTGTTTTACTCCGTTGGGCTGCAATAAGATTTGACATTTTAACTATCATTGCGTATGTATGTACTGGATTTACAGTAGTTTTATTAAAAGGTAATATATCGCCCGCAATGGCAGGGCTTGCGTTATCTTTTTGTGGTCAAATGACAGGATTTTTACAGTATACAATAAGATTATTATCCATTACGGAACTTAAATTTATCAGCGTTGAGAGaatgagtttttatttaaga ACTTTGAAAAGTGAAGATGAATATACGAAAATATCGACGTCATTAAAACCTTATGATTGGCCGCAAAACGGAGCCATCGAATTTAGAAATGTCGTATTAAGATATCGAAAGAATACTCCGATCATATTACATAATATATCATTTAATGCAGTAGCTGGCGAAAAATTAG GAATCGTTGGCCGAACTGGTTCAGGAAAAAGTTCCCTTATTACAGCATTATTTAGACTAGTCGAAATATCGGATggttatataaaaatagatgGAAGTGATGTGACGACAATAAGTTTAAGTAAACTGAgaagtaaattatcaataataccCCAAgatccaataatatttaatgggTCAATAAGATACAATTTGGACCCGTGGAACGTTAAAACCGATGAAGAACTTTGGTCAGCtcttgaaaaaacaaaattaaaaaataaagttataacaATGCCAGGACAATTAAATGCATTTGTTGATTCTGGTGGATCAAATATGAGTATGGGTGAACGACAATTACTCTGCTTAGCGCGTGTTcttttacgtaaaaataaaattattattttggacGAGGCTACAGCTTCAGTGGATCCTATAACCGAGTCTATTGTACAAACGACAATACAAGAAGAGTTTTCTGATTgcacaataatgataattgcTCATAGATTACAAAATGTTTTATCTTGTGATAGAATTCTTGTAATGGAAAATGGTAAAATCCTTGAGTTTGATACTCCGAGTAAATTACTAGATAACCCAGACTCAgagttttcaaaaatgatcgctgcagctgataaaaaaaatagtaattattga
- the LOC103573254 gene encoding ATP-binding cassette sub-family C member 5 isoform X3 has product MFRNEYRKSRKLSRYNSALKNLIPIRLGKTSDGEMPIDKAGFFSTISFSWITKYLLISNQKGITLDDLPKPSPHDTADLNAKRLEALWNDEVMRNSLTGASFSRAAWKFIRTRIFMASLMFGSSAILGFLGPAIVMRKLLEHIESPEGSVYSGIMWIFLLMISDLLRVTFFSWGWSACYRTGLRMKSAFISVMYRKLIKTSNLSNQNSGKLINMMSNDSQAVYDLCIYTPMIIAGPIITILIIIYILFVLSPLALSGFLFFFCFYPLQYLISCLNGYFRKRSIIMSDQRVSAVNEIFNCIKLIKMYAWEDPFSLNLLELRNKEKSWLEKMCITRSYGSSLTVTIPIIAAIISFLVHVAGGYSLTAAQVFPFVLLLNSQTRHMISFFEVAITTVVNTRVSFARIKSVMSMEENNNFIQKPIVKSQALSIMNGTFVCDVDSCNLKSAEKKKKRKLNKDDLEKNELEFLMPKRIEILSDINFEAAKSKLIGICGHVGSGKSSLLRAALGQIRITNGKISRDGSCAYVSQQAWIQNATFRDNILFGHKFDSHRYYTAIDVCCLQEDIDSLPAADETEIGERGVNLSGGQKQRVALARAYYANQDIYFLDDPLSAVDINVGWYIFENLIQRALKDKCVILVTHQIPYLSRCDQIYMMSNGRIVEQGDHVSLMQAGKEYASMVKSDKSMMTNSISNNNKEIYDKLSKMYDNSNTLTLKQDSQNEGRDQQKEEDEETIDGTLIEPEYMETGSIKRHTYLLYIGAMGGFLIAIIVLINVFLNTSCILFSSWWLATWIKAGSGGQTITVGNETVVSNNIIDNPDIGYYQAVYAACILAILGSSLLRGFVLTRVALIASTTLHNRLFKKIMSTTMQFFETTPKGRLQNIFSRDIGELDGQLPINIENSLNSIFHGVLNVLMVCVILPYLTIPFILLSVLFYFVSKLFRKTLRDLQRHENTSKSPIFSFATATLQGLDTIHAFKKETQFIEKFYEYIDLNGTCEFLSSVLLRWAAIRFDILTIIAYVCTGFTVVLLKGNISPAMAGLALSFCGQMTGFLQYTIRLLSITELKFISVERMSFYLRTLKSEDEYTKISTSLKPYDWPQNGAIEFRNVVLRYRKNTPIILHNISFNAVAGEKLGIVGRTGSGKSSLITALFRLVEISDGYIKIDGSDVTTISLSKLRSKLSIIPQDPIIFNGSIRYNLDPWNVKTDEELWSALEKTKLKNKVITMPGQLNAFVDSGGSNMSMGERQLLCLARVLLRKNKIIILDEATASVDPITESIVQTTIQEEFSDCTIMIIAHRLQNVLSCDRILVMENGKILEFDTPSKLLDNPDSEFSKMIAAADKKNSNY; this is encoded by the exons ATGTTTAGAAATGAGTACAGGAAAAGCCGAAAATTATCTCGGTACAACTCGGCTCTTAAAAATCTTATTCCAATTCGTTTGGGTAAAAC TTCTGATGGCGAAATGCCAATTGACAAGGCCggatttttttcaaccatATCCTTTTCATGGATAACTAAATACTTATTGATATCAAATCAGAAAGGGATTACCCTAGATGATTTGCCAAAGCCTTCGCCACATGATACAGCTGATCTCAACGCAAAGAG actagAAGCTTTGTGGAATGATGAAGTTATGAGAAATAGTTTAACAGGAGCTTCATTTTCTCGAGCAGCTTGGAAATTTATTCGTACTAGAATATTTATGGCTTCACTTATGTTTGGTTCTTCTGCTATTCTGGGTTTTCTTGGGcct gCAATAGTAATGAGAAAGTTATTAGAACACATAGAGTCTCCAGAGGGATCAGTATACTCTGGAATAATGTGGATATTTTTACTGATGATCTCAGATTTATTGAGAGTAACATTTTTTAGCTGGGGCTGGAGCGCGTGTTACAGAACTGGTTTAAGAATGAAATCAGCATTTATAAGTGTAATGTacagaaaacttataaaaacaAGTAATTTAAGTAATCAAAATTCTGGCAAA TTAATCAATATGATGTCTAATGATAGTCAAGCTGTATACGATCTCTGTATCTATACTCCAATGATAATTGCTGGTCCtattataacaattttaataattatatatattctatttgTTTTGAGTCCTCTTGCTCTTtcaggatttttatttttcttttgtttctaTCCGTTACag TATTTAATTTCTTGTCTCAATGGCTACTTTAGAAAACGAAGTATTATCATGTCTGATCAGAGAGTCTCTgcagttaatgaaattttcaattgtattaaattaattaaaatgtatgcATGGGAGGATCCTTTTAGTTTGAATCTCCTag AACTtcgaaataaagaaaaatcctGGCTTGAAAAAATGTGTATAACTCGAAGCTATGGTTCATCTTTGACTGTTACGATTCCAATTATTGCAGCAATAATTAGTTTCTTAGTTCATGTTGCTGGGGGATATAGTTTAACTGCTGCGCAG GTATTTCCATTTGTATTACTGTTAAATTCGCAGACTCGGCATATGATATCTTTTTTTGAGGTGGCTATAACAACAGTCGTTAATACAAGAGTATCTTTCGCTAGAATAAAG agtGTAATGAGTATGgaagaaaacaataacttcatTCAAAAACCCATTGTCAAAAGTCAAGCGTTATCTATTATGAATGGAACGTTTGTGTGTGACGTTGATTCTTGCAATCTAAAGTCtgcagagaaaaaaaa AAAGCGAAAACTAAACAAAGATGACTTGGAGAAAAATGAACTGGAGTTCTTGATGCCAAAacgtattgaaattttaagtgacattaattttgaagctgctaaatcaaaattaattggtATTTGTGGTCACGTCGGAAGTGGTAAAAGTAGTCTTCTAAGAGCTGCTCTAGGTCAAATACGTATAACTAATGGAAAAATATCAAGGGATGGCAGTTGCGCTTACGTTAGCCAGCAAGCCTGGATTCAAAATGCAACTTTTagagataatattttatttggcCATAAATTTGATTCACATCGTTATTACACAGCAATAGATGTGTGCTGTTTGCAAGAAGACATTGACTCTCTTCCTGCTGCCGATGAAACGGAAATTGGTGAGAGAGGTGTTAATTTGTCAGGTGGACAAAAACAAAGAGTAGCACTCGCCCGTGCTTATTATGCTAATCA agACATTTACTTCCTGGATGATCCACTGAGTGCAGTAGACATTAATGTTGGATggtatatatttgaaaatttaattcaaagagCTTTAAAAGATAAATGTGTTATTCTTGTTACTCATCAAATTCCA TATCTTAGTCGTTGTgatcaaatatatatgatgagTAATGGACGAATTGTTGAACAAGGTGACCATGTATCACTGATGCAAGCTGGTAAAGAGTATGCTTCTATGGTTAAAAGTGATAAATCAATGATGACAAACTCTATTTCGAATAATAA caaagaaatttatgataaattgtCAAAAATGTATGATAATTCCAACACCTTAACTCTCAAACAAGACAGTCAAAATGAGGGGAGAGATCAGCAGAAAGAGGAAGATGAAGAAACAattg atgGTACTCTTATTGAGCCAGAGTACATGGAAACAGGATCAATAAAAAGGCATACGTATCTTCTTTATATCGGAGCGATGGGAGGTTTTCTTATAGCTATTATTGTGCTAATTAACGTTTTCTTAAATACGAGTTGTATATTATTCAGCAGTTGGTGGTTAGCTACTTGGATCAAAGCTGGTAGTGGA gGACAGACAATTACTGTTGGCAATGAAACGGTtgtatcaaataatattattgataatccTGATATAGGATATTATCAAGCTGTTTATGCAGCATGTATTTTAGCTATTTTAGGGTCCAGTCTTCTTCGCGGATTTGTATTAACTCGCGTTGCGTTAATAGCATCTACAACATTGCACAATagattatttaagaaaataatgagTACGAcgatgcaattttttgaaacaacaCCAAAAGGGCGAttgcaaaatatatttagtcgTGATATCGGTGAAT tggatGGTCAGTTACcgataaatattgaaaattcttTGAATAGTATTTTTCATGGTGTATTAAATGTATTGATGGTTTGTGTAATACTTCCGTATTTGACTATACCGTTTATACTTTTgagtgttttattttatttcgtttctAAACTATTTag aaaaacttTAAGAGATTTACAACGTCATGAAAATACATCCAAGTCGCCGATTTTTAGTTTTGCAACAGCTACTCTTCAAGGACTTGATACTATTCATGCTTTTAAAAAGGAAACACAATTTATAGAAAA atTTTATGAGTATATTGATCTTAATGGTACGTGTGAATTCTTGTCATCTGTTTTACTCCGTTGGGCTGCAATAAGATTTGACATTTTAACTATCATTGCGTATGTATGTACTGGATTTACAGTAGTTTTATTAAAAGGTAATATATCGCCCGCAATGGCAGGGCTTGCGTTATCTTTTTGTGGTCAAATGACAGGATTTTTACAGTATACAATAAGATTATTATCCATTACGGAACTTAAATTTATCAGCGTTGAGAGaatgagtttttatttaaga ACTTTGAAAAGTGAAGATGAATATACGAAAATATCGACGTCATTAAAACCTTATGATTGGCCGCAAAACGGAGCCATCGAATTTAGAAATGTCGTATTAAGATATCGAAAGAATACTCCGATCATATTACATAATATATCATTTAATGCAGTAGCTGGCGAAAAATTAG GAATCGTTGGCCGAACTGGTTCAGGAAAAAGTTCCCTTATTACAGCATTATTTAGACTAGTCGAAATATCGGATggttatataaaaatagatgGAAGTGATGTGACGACAATAAGTTTAAGTAAACTGAgaagtaaattatcaataataccCCAAgatccaataatatttaatgggTCAATAAGATACAATTTGGACCCGTGGAACGTTAAAACCGATGAAGAACTTTGGTCAGCtcttgaaaaaacaaaattaaaaaataaagttataacaATGCCAGGACAATTAAATGCATTTGTTGATTCTGGTGGATCAAATATGAGTATGGGTGAACGACAATTACTCTGCTTAGCGCGTGTTcttttacgtaaaaataaaattattattttggacGAGGCTACAGCTTCAGTGGATCCTATAACCGAGTCTATTGTACAAACGACAATACAAGAAGAGTTTTCTGATTgcacaataatgataattgcTCATAGATTACAAAATGTTTTATCTTGTGATAGAATTCTTGTAATGGAAAATGGTAAAATCCTTGAGTTTGATACTCCGAGTAAATTACTAGATAACCCAGACTCAgagttttcaaaaatgatcgctgcagctgataaaaaaaatagtaattattga